Sequence from the Tenrec ecaudatus isolate mTenEca1 chromosome 6, mTenEca1.hap1, whole genome shotgun sequence genome:
tgggggagagatgaggctttttaccccCATAAAAAagtgcagtctcagaaccccacaggggcagttctaccctgcagttgggagttggcatctcctcactggcagtgagttttttgtttgttttggacatACTGTTACCAGGCTGTGGGCACTGGAGATGAAATGGTGGTTAAACAGGGTTTTTAACCCTCGGGGCCTGTGAGTTCCCTCCCAGTCCCCCGCCTCCCTTACCTCATAAGCTGATTATACTTGGCCAGACGCTCAGAACGGCAGGGGGCACCAGTCTTGATCTGAAACATCCCCAAAATAAAGCAGCTCAGGGGTGGCCAGTGCACCCGCCAAGAGGCAACATAAACCTTGAAATTCCCCGAAAGAGAGCCacaaccctccccaccccccaccccgccttccACTCACTGGGCGGCCCCACTCACCTGTCCTGTACACAGCCCCACAACCAGGTCGGCAATGAACGTGTCCTCCGTCTCTCCTGAGCGATGGCTCACCATGACCCCCCAGCCATTCTCCTGGGCCAGCTTACACCTGCATCCAGACACCCACACTGAGCCCCCAGCCCAGGGTCTCACCGAGCAGGAGCAGGCTCTCGCTCTTCCCAGCCGACAGTGACACTGGTCTAAGTCAAGAAACAATTCTAGAGGGAGAGGGCGCTGCGAGGGGAGCAAGATGTGAGCATGGGCATCccggggcaggaccgggcagcggacAGCACTTGCAAAAAAGGGACCTGAAGCAAAGTGGCCGAGAAGGAGAGCCATGGGAGTCACTCACGCCTGGATGGCTTCAGTGACCGAGCCGATCTGGTTGACCTTCAGCAAAAGGCAGTTGCAGGCCTTTTCCTCCACGGCCCGCTCAATGCGCTTGGGGTTGGTCACAGTCAAGTCATCCCCCACAATCTGGATCCCGACATTGGCTGTGAACTTGGACCAGGCAGCCCAGTCATCCTGGTCAAAGGGATCTTCGATGGAGACCACTGCCGGGGAGGAGGAACGGAGGGTTTCTGTATCAGGCAGTCACCACCCTGGCCCTGCCCTTTGATTCCTCACTGAGCCTCCCCACCTTTGCTCCCATCCCGAAGGGAGCCGTGTAGTCCCTGAAACCTTCCAAGAACAAAGGCCTGGAACCTGCTGCCCAGCCTGCCCTTGTGTTTCTCTATTCTGGGAGCCTTTCCTCATTGCTGATCCAAATCCTGCCTCCTGCAGTGTGTTTCACCTCCTTCTTCTGTTCTGCCTTTAGCAGGGAGAGCCTTGGTACACGTGGAGCAGGTGACCCAGTTCATCCTCAACCTTTCTTTGCGATTCACACATCAGCCCCAGACCCTTTCTAGGGCTGATCCCATCGAGGATACTGAAGCGTGCTAGTTACACACCTTGCTGAGCCCACTCATCCTTTCCCCATCACAATCCAGGGAGCTTCAGCACCCATGGATCTCCGTTCCAAACCAAACCTAGTTTCTGCCCCTTCACCCCATGCCTGATATTCAGGTTCTTCTGAGGGCACTTCCACCTGGCCCCAGAGTCAGCAGCCCTGCCCCCGGCCTCTCTCGCAGACTCCCAGCCCTCACCAGGATAGTTCCTGACAAAGTCCTGGTAGAGGGACCCCAGCTGGTCCCCAGCGATGCATCGAGAAGGATCGGGAGGAGACTTGAAGTCTAAGTCATATTTGCCATCCCGATAAAACTCTGAGGCAGCGACATCCATGCCGATGACGATCTTCTCTGTGTAGCCCGCCTTGTCGATGGCCTCCTTCACCAGCTCCAGGGCTAGGGGTGGAACAGAGAGACGATAAGCGGGAGGCCTGGAAGGATGAAGGCAAAGGCAAGACCGAGCACAGGTGGAGGACTGCTGTTGGGCTGAGCCTGGCTGAAGCCACTGGGTTATCCCCAGGTCTAGGTGGGGCTGGCCAAGGCTGCTCCTAGGCAGTCAGAGAGGACTCTGTTGAcaggggttggtttgggtttgaattGGCTGTCATGTATTAAGGGTTGTGTCAACCAGAAGGAGCGCTGGCAGCACGGTGGGTTAAACAGACAACTGCTAGCTTCCGCGTCGGTAGTTCAAGGCCATcaaccactccttggaagaaagacgaggccgtctgctcctgtgaagatgtgcagtctgggaaaccctgggGCACACTTCTGTGCTACCTACAGAGGGGCTGTGAGGTAGAAGAGGGTCCAGGGCAGTGGCTACCTCAGCTATGAGTCTGACATATAAGGGTTCCTTTAATGTTCACCAGGAGCTGCCATCAAGCCAGCCCTGGCGCACAGCACAGCCGGCTGAAACATTATCCACTTCTGTGCTACCCATGGATCTGTTTCAGACTGGACTGGGGAGAACCATAGGCTTTTCGTCGATtggtttttggaagcagattacccggcctctcttcctagtctaattgcatctggaagctctgctgacacctagTCAGCATCGTTGCAATACCCAGGCAGTGGGTGGTGGCAGTGCACTGGCTAGGAATCACACGGGGATCTTCGAACCCTGCCACCAAACCACCTCTGCCCCCTGGGGGTATGGTTGTTATCCCCTTCCATAGCTGGAACAAAGCAGAGAAGGAAGTCAGGTTGTCTGCAAGTAACTCTTCCTACTTAGAGGCAAACCCGGGCAATTTAGCCTTGGAATTTAAACTCGTAGCCACACCCTTCATGTGCTCCTTTGAGACAGAAAAACTAGGGGACCTAGAGGCAGAAGAAGTTGGCTTGAGACGGGGAGAGATTTAGCATGGATTCCCCAGAGATTGGCATGATCTCATCCAACAGGGAATCCCATAGAACTAAAACATGACTGCACCCCACAGGTCACCTAGACCACCTCCCAGTATCTCAGGAGCTCCCCTGAGAACTGACAGGTTGCTAACTGATCGGACTAGGCAGGCACAAGCTCATCGGGGCCTGGATGTGAATGATGGCTGGTTTTCTGGTACCTCTGAGAACTGGAGGCTCTGGcaccccactcctcctcctcagAACTTGGTGAAGGGGTGGCCTCTCCGGATGTCCCTGGGAAGAGTCGGGGCTCTTGGGCTTACCTTCGCTGTTCTCCAGGATATTAGGGGCAAAGCCACCTTCATCCCCCACATTGGTGGCATCTTTGCCGTATTTGTCCTTGATGACCCCCTTGAGCGTGTGGTAGACTTCCGCCCCGAGCCGCATGGCATCCCGGAAGCTCTCTGCACCCACAGGCAGGATCATGAACTCCTGCATGGCCAGCTTGTTCCCAGCGTGCGAGCCGCCGTTGATCACGTTGAAGGCCTGTGGAGGCGCAGGAGGCCAGAGGCAATGGCCTTCCCTTTCCAGCCTGGGAGTGTCAACCCCAGATCCGACAGCCATGCCAACCCCCAATCTGCCCCAGCGCCCCACACCCCAGCAAGGGTTACGTGCTCTATCCTTTCCCACCTTCATTCCACCCTCCAGGCTCTCCCACTCCCTCTCTCCCCGCACCCCTGGGACAGGCACCAACACAGCAGAGTGCTCACCGGCACGGGCAGGATGAGGTCTGAGTTCCCGGCCAGCTGAGCAATGTGGCGATAGAGGGGCAAATCCCGCTCGGCCGCCCCCGCCTTACACACAGCCAGGGACACACCCAGGATGGCATTGGCCCCAAACTTGGCTGTTTAAAGAAGAGAGGACTGAGCAAAAAAAGGCCCCCTTCTTTTAGCCCTTGCCTCCACCCATGATCCCCAAAAGGAGCTAATAGAAGagatctccctccccacccctgcaatGAGCCCTTCTAGACATCTGTGCATCTCATGCATTCTTCCCTACAAATAGCAGGGGGGGTGGGCAAAGGGCAAAGAACCGACCTCATGTTAAGAAGCCCCAAGAAGCGACCAGAGACAACCCAACACCAGCTCTCTCCTCTTTACTCGCAAAGAAACTATTCTTTGTCTCTACCACGACTGCCTCGCACTGCACTTCAACTTTGGGAGGTGGGAGCAAGAAGGACAAGGCCACTGGCAGCCCTCCCTGAGGAAGTCCCCACAGTGCTGGCCCCTCCAGTCCTGTCTGCTCTTTCTCTGCCCACCCCATACCCACCCCCTTCTCCCAGTTCCTGCTTACATTTGTTCTCGGTGCCATCCAGCTCCAGCATCAGGTTGTCCAGTTTCTCTTGTTCCACCACAGAGAGGCCCTGTGGACACAGCTCCCATGACGCAGGGCCAAGATGGAGGCTGGGCCCAAGGGCAGGTCTCCCATCGGCACACAGGCTCCCATTCAGCCGGGGTCCAACCAGATCCCTGGGGCAGGGCCTATCTGAGTGAGAGACCCTGAGTCCTGTGTGGGAGCAGGGGGCAGTAGGGGACCTCCTTCCCCATCCCAGGAACCAGGACTCCCCCAAAGtggcccttccccttccctccccctctcaaCCACGATTCcttcctggccctgggccctgcccTCCCCAGCAAAGAGAGGGTCTCACTGAGTTGACGAGGGCTGGAGCAATGGTGGAGTTGATGTGGTCCACTGCCTTCAGGACACCTGAGGAGAGGCAGGGGGGTGGATGGCCAGGCTAGGAGAAGCCCgcgcgggaggggaggggaagagagagcaCACTGGAAAAGGGCTGGGGACTTCCGGGGTTCACCTTTGCCTAAATAGCGCTGCTTGTCACCGTCCCGCAGCTCCAGGGCTTCATAAATGCCAGTGGAGGCTCCGCTGGGCACTGCAGCCCGGAACAGACCTGCCAGAGGAACGTGGACTGAGGAGGGCACTACCAGGCCAGGAATTACTTCTGCCTTCCAGCCATCTCCCCGCAAGGCTCCCTTcacacgtgtacacacacacacgtacacagccGAGAAGATACAAGCAGTGATCTCTCCCACAAGCGCAAATGAGGgcccacagaaacacacacacagctgcacCTGCAGAGGCACCCCAGCGGGGGTCTGTCTCATGCCAGGACACAGACCTGCCCATTCTGTCCCGTCCCCCCAATGAGGATCCAAGCctctccccccccactccccaggctgtgagcaGACAAGCACCCATGCATTAGCTAAGTGGGCTCCCACCCAGGCCAGTCTGAGTCCagcatgtatgtgtgcgtgtgcgccCCAAGGTCCGTGCCCCACCGTTACCTTTGGCAGTAGAGAGATCCACCTCAACCGTGGGATTCCCACGGGAGTCCAGGATCTCCCGGGCCCAGATCTTTTCGATCGACATGATGCTGGAAATCTCCTTGGGTGGAAGGGGCTGAAGGAGAAAGGCAAGAGGCTTAGAGgggtggagcctggcagcagtggGCGGGGCGGGAAAGAGGTTACTGCAGTGGGCGGGGAGGAGCTGGCCGCAGTCTTGGGCAGCAGAAGGGATCTCCGTCCCTCCCCCTCGGGCGGGAGGCCTGGGAGAAGGTCACGCCAGTGAGGAGGGGGAGGTCATTGCCAGGGTGAAAGGATGCGATGGGAACACCCTGTAGGGAGCAGGAGCAGAGGGTCCCTCATCCGCCTCCTCAGCAACTTGGGCAGCTAGCTCCTGTGGACGCTGCTGGGGTTCCCCCAGGTCTTCTCAGAGCTAAGCTGGCATTTCTCCTTGGAGCCAGAAAGAGCAGGGGGCTTCCGGCCGGCCCGCAGGACCAAGGTCCTCCATCCCACCCCACACTTCACAGCATCCTGCAGCCCAGCCGACAGTCCAGGATCCCTAACCCACAAAGGTGTGTCCCTTCTCTTCCCAAGAGGTGGTACCGAGAGGAGTCTGGGGAGACCAGGAGACTGGCCTGGGCTGGGGGTTgtgggggccagggagaagggctCCTGTCCTCTCTCACTCCTTCTCAgacaaccgcccccccccccgcccctcccgtgGGAAGCTGGGAGGAGGAAATGGAAAAGCCAGGAGAAGGGCCGActtagggggagggaggggacgtcTAGAAGTCTGAGGTGCAGAGGATGGGTGAGGGAAGCCATTCCACCAAATCCGAAGCCAAGGGGGGCTCGCCCCGATACACACACAGCCCCCACACACCGAACTTAAGCCAGGGGCCCAGAGCGCGGGCAGAAGGGCAGGCAAGGGTGGAGAGGCGGCTAGAGGGGAACAGGTGCGGGGAGGGCTGGCTCCTAAATGGGGAGGGGGCTCCCGCCCGAAAGCCGGAGGGGTCCGCGAAGGCCGGGAAGGAGGCGCGGTGACCCAGCAGGTGCGCAGCGCAGAGGCCTCGAGAAGCGCGGGGGTctcggggcggggaggggcgggcaGGGGGCCCTGGGCCTGGGCTTCACCTCGGGGCTGCAGACCGGCCTGCGGCGGCGGAGGCGCGGCGAGGACGGGAGTGGCGACTACGGCGGCGGCTGCAGCTCCCGGGCggcggggggcggaggggggcagGCGCCGATAGGGCCGGGCGGGCGCATGTGACCCGGAGCCCCCGATGAGTCAGGAGCCGCCGGCTGGCGGGGGCGCACGTAGAAGCACAGGTGGGGGagcggtggggggcggggaggaaggttCCAGGAGCTGAAGGAAGCAAGCGGGCCGGCAAGGACCCCAGCTAGACCTGACGCCCCGCACCCACGTGCACTTGCTTAGAGCCCCGCGCCCCCCAGCAATCCTGGAGCCTAGCCTAGACCCACAATGCCAGTCACCCCCTCCGCAGATTCGGCGTGTCACAAACCAGGTCAGACACAAGAGCGTCAGCACGTCTCTTTATTCGAAAACCAACCGAGCCCCCTCCTCTGTTCTTGGCCAAACGTCCAGGGGGTCTGTCCACACATCAGCCCAGGCCTGGCCCCCACCtagccctctccctgagctccaGCGCCCAGCGCTGGCCACCAGCACCCCAGGGTCGGTCCAGGCTAGGCTGAGACCAAAGCAGGCATCCGATGTCCTGATGGGCGAGCATGGGGCATGGTGAAGGTGGGGCCTTACTGGCAGGCCTGCCAGGTCTTgatctcctggaggaagagggcaGAAGGCTAGCCTGTCTCTGCCCCATCCAGAGGCACAGCTGCCCCATCTCCCAAAGCTCTTCACAGCCTCTCTCTGCCTCACCCTGCCTGCCTTCATCCCTCCCACTCACCCACCCCTCCTCCTGTGTCCTGTTATTTTCAGCTGCGGATTGTGATGCAGGATCTTCTGTCTTCTCTCCTACGCACAGACAGCTGAGTTGCTCTCAGCACCACCAACGGACACCCTGTGGGCCTGGCTGTATCAGTCCCATCTTAACCCACCTTCATTCTATGTCTGGGGAGGCtgcccaccctcccccccccacccactcctcagCTGCTACCCCAGTTCTATCCCCTCATTCTTACAGCCTCCAGTGGTGGTGTCGGATGTATCTCCTAAGCCTACTTTCAGCCCCTCCCCACGCTGAGATGCCCCTGACCCCTAGCCTGGTCTCTCCAAGGGCTCTCCTTGTAGGAGCCCCTTCCCTCACGTTCCTCACCCCTCTCTTCCTGCAGCAACGTTTCTGTGCCTGTCCAGCCCCCCTTCACCTCCGCTTTCTGCTGGGGTCCTCACCACCATCCTCAGGGGCTAATTTGTTGACAGGTCCGGGTCCTCATCCTGGTCAGCTTCGCGGTCCTGCTCTTCCTTTATCCTCTGGCGCAGCTCCTCCGCCTCCACCCGCTCCTCCTCCTCAAAGAATTCCTTGTCCAGCCGTTCCAGGTGTGCCATCTGCACCAGGGCCTCCTGGCGGTAGTCGCTCTCGTCTGTGCACGGGTTTTCCAGCAGTACCAGGGCCCGCAGTTTGGGCAAGTCCCGAAGCTTGCTCAGCTCCCCCAGGTCAGTCACCATATTGCCCCTGCCGTAGAGCCAGAAGTGGATTCACTCAGGCTTTGGGGGCCCTGGGAGACTCTCCCACTGGGCTCCTGCTTCCCTAAAAGCCCTACCCCTGTGGATCGGCCCACCAAGCAATGCCAGCCTATAGAGGTGTTCTGCTCCACTCAGTCCGGTTTCTGCCCTGCAAGGGCTGCTAAATCAGGCCCTGTCCAGCCTCCTGGGACAGTAGAGGTGGGCCACAATTCCGTAGCTGGAGTGAAGGGAGGAAATCTCCTGGGCAGAGACAGACATACGTTCTATGTGTCGATGAAACGTAACCACAGGCTAGAAGGTAGGAATTAGGCCAGTGAAGAAGGTCCTGGGATGGAAGCATGGCCTCAGGGAAGTGGGGCTCTGTTGAGTCGGGAGGGGTTGGGGCTTCTAAACCTACCATTGCAGGGAGAGCTCGGACAAGAGTTTCAGCGAGTCCTTAAAGACAGGGACGGTCTCTAACTCCTTTAGCTGTTCCCCAGCACATTCCCCACAGTGGAGGCGTAAGGAATGGCGGAGGAGCGGAgtggttgcacactgggctgctaactgcaaggtcagcagttcaaaaccaccacttgtTCCTCAGCggtcaggggtggggaggggagggggggctttctattcctactcccataaagagttaatctcagaaacccataggggacagttccaccctgtcctgcgggtcagcatcgactcgatggcggggAGTTTGAAGTGAGGAGTGCAGGTCGGATTGAGGACGAGGTGAAGGTCCTGGCGTGGTCAGGTTTGGAAGGTCAGGGCTGGAGTGGAACTGAAAGGTCCAAAGCTGCTCCTGGTCAGGGGTAAGGgcagggtggggctgggagggggtgcCTACCTCAGATTGAGGTACTGCAGCGACTTCATTGCCCCAGAAAAGCCACTCAGAGTTTCAATCTGGTTGTCTCGAAGATGCAGGGTGGTGAGGTTGCTGAGGGTCTCCAAGCCTTCCACCTTCTTCAGCATGTTCTGGGCCTAGACTCCAAGACACAGTAAGGAGACGGGGAGGGAGAACAGGAGTAGGGAAGGAAGCAAAGtcagagagagaagcagagagagacaggAAGAAGAAGGGCTTAGCGATCTGCGAAGAGTTTAGAAGTCCAGGAGAAGCTGCTTGCTATTCCGGAGCAAGGTCCAAGGTCACACCCCCTGCACCACACACTCTCCCAAAGCCACCTCTCACGGGGAGGAGGGGCTTCAACCCAGCACTCGGCTAGGAGCCCCCAACCTTAGCCAAGAAGTGGCTTCAGCTCTGCTCTGCAGTGAAGATGCTCCAGGCTCTAAAAGATGGAACCTTTAGGTGGCTCCCTTTGCCTGAGGCCTGCGCCTCAGTGATGTCATCAGATGTGCTGTGACGTGAATTACCTGTGTTATCCACGCGTTATATATGGTCATAACGCCCGTCCTTTGATCCCCGTTAGAGGTCAAAGCGTCTTTCACTTGCTATCCCCACAGCCTCTGACATCAAGTCAGGGCTTAATAAATAAATGATACCAGTGACCCTTACGATGATGAACATAGTGGCCGAGCCCACTTGGAAACCCTGGCCCCCAGGACAGTGCCCTCTTTCCTGCCCCGCCCTCTGTCCTGTGAGCTACCAGGTAGAGGTTCTTCAGCTTAGGGAGGTTGATCCCCAGGGTGCTGTTCAGCTGGTTCCCCCGAAGCTCCAGGGTGTGCAGGCAGCTCAGCTTTTGGGGGTCCAGACCGGTCACCATTTGGATGCGGTTtcctggggaggaagaaagagtcaAGGGCTCAAAAGGCCCCACCAGGTACCCAGCATTCACACGCCGTTTCCTGGGAGCCTCTGCACCATCTTCTTCTAAAGCTGAGCGCTCGGTGAAAGGGGTCCCTTCCAGATCTAAGATCTTTGGGCCCTGGAGCAAGCGACCtggtagtccaagagcctgagggACATGTCCACTTCAGCCTCCTCTTCTTTTGGATTGGTTGAGGTGTGTTGGGGGTTGTATTTCAGACTGCATTCCAAAGTTCAAACCacccagcacgccccacctctatGTTCTTTCTCACCCCCCCTTCCTCggctttctcttctccctcttacgGACCTCCGCCCTCCTTTATACTCCTTTATACTCTGGTCCAttggtccagcttctcagcctggTGCTCCCTCCTCTGGGAACCTGCAAGGGCGGCTCCCTTTGGCACACCAGTCTTTGTCTCGGTGTCTATCCTTACCATAGGGGTCTCAGGCGCTACTTGTTCTTGGGCGATTGACTCTTTTCGCTCAGCAAGCCCACCTAAGCCACCAGGTGCTTCGTGGTTTCGTCATTGCTTTATTCTGTTGTGTGGAGGACCCCAAGTCTCTTGATCCGTCTACTGATGGACTCTGGGGCGGTTTCCAGCTTCTCGCACGATTGTGACCAAGGCTGCGATGTACATGGGATGCGAGGCCCGTTTGCGTGACGGCTCTTACTTGGCTAGGGTAGATGCCCAGCAGAGGATAAAGGCCTGCTGGAGCCTCTGGGGCTTCTAGCCTCCGTTGTTTGAGGGAGCACCGTAGCACCTCCACCACAGTCGCACACACTCTCCCTCAGCCTTTCAGGAGTGAGTGAAGAGTCCCCAGCAAACCATATTGCTCACCTCCCTCTTCTCCGACCAGCCTGTACACACATGTCTTCTTCTCCAGTCTTGCCTGTCTGAATCATCCTGTTTGAAATCACTCCCTGGGCCCCCCTCCTCCTGCCCGCTCTATTTTACCTCCACACTTCTCTCCCTTTAACCTACCATGTTCATTTACTCATTGTCTTCCCTGCTAACGGCCCCTCGGCCAAATGAGAACATAAGCTCCATGATCCCAGGGTTCTCCTCTGTGGTTCACTTGGGTTGGGTTGTTGAGACATTGCTGTGTCTCAGCACACAAAACAACCACAGTGAATATGATAATGGGTATCTAAATGAATGGATACGTGCGGAGAAGTCCACTTCTATTGGCCCCAGATTAGGAAGCCATTCTGCAGGGCCCACCTTTGAGATCCAGGGTGCCCAGACGAGGATGAGAGATGCCCTCCATGTCAGTAATCTGGTTATAAGCAAAACTGGCAATCTGCAGGTAGGGCAGTTCATTGAGCCGGGCACTGCGCAGCCGGTTGCCATCAGCCTTGAGCCAGAGCAGGTGGGTGAGATGATTGAGTGGGGACAAGTCTGTCAGGTGGTTCTCAGAAACATCCACATAACGCAGATGGATGTAGGAGCGCAGCAAGTAGATGTCTGTCAGATCcctaggtggtggtggagggaaaGGCCAGGGTTAGGGCCAAGTCCAGGGAGGACCCACTGGGTCCTTGAGGTGCTGGAGATGATTCATACTGGGAGAAGATGGAGAAGTGGATGGGAGAGatgcagaagaggaagaaaaggtACGTGTGTCCTGCACAGC
This genomic interval carries:
- the LRRC23 gene encoding leucine-rich repeat-containing protein 23 produces the protein MSDEDDEDYFEANQDDPERYDYEKEEAEEGEDYRKDGEDLSEEWIPNSLTEDLMKESLSLLCKTGNGLAHAYVKLEVKDRDLTDIYLLRSYIHLRYVDVSENHLTDLSPLNHLTHLLWLKADGNRLRSARLNELPYLQIASFAYNQITDMEGISHPRLGTLDLKGNRIQMVTGLDPQKLSCLHTLELRGNQLNSTLGINLPKLKNLYLAQNMLKKVEGLETLSNLTTLHLRDNQIETLSGFSGAMKSLQYLNLRGNMVTDLGELSKLRDLPKLRALVLLENPCTDESDYRQEALVQMAHLERLDKEFFEEEERVEAEELRQRIKEEQDREADQDEDPDLSTN
- the ENO2 gene encoding gamma-enolase, encoding MSIEKIWAREILDSRGNPTVEVDLSTAKGLFRAAVPSGASTGIYEALELRDGDKQRYLGKGVLKAVDHINSTIAPALVNSGLSVVEQEKLDNLMLELDGTENKSKFGANAILGVSLAVCKAGAAERDLPLYRHIAQLAGNSDLILPVPAFNVINGGSHAGNKLAMQEFMILPVGAESFRDAMRLGAEVYHTLKGVIKDKYGKDATNVGDEGGFAPNILENSEALELVKEAIDKAGYTEKIVIGMDVAASEFYRDGKYDLDFKSPPDPSRCIAGDQLGSLYQDFVRNYPVVSIEDPFDQDDWAAWSKFTANVGIQIVGDDLTVTNPKRIERAVEEKACNCLLLKVNQIGSVTEAIQACKLAQENGWGVMVSHRSGETEDTFIADLVVGLCTGQIKTGAPCRSERLAKYNQLMRIEEELGDEARFAGHNFRNPSVL